One genomic window of Polyangium aurulentum includes the following:
- a CDS encoding peptidylprolyl isomerase, with protein sequence MSAFLVSMLAAASGCSGTDPEPKPVTPQPSRVEELMSLARVQDPASEETMEDALRTGTAAEREVAAFGLGQLGTAWEPVPDEVRKAAEDALVAALANEKEAAVRDRILEALGKVGREAGFAALTPLLDASAPPGERARAAIAVSFIARSTQNKLVSPEARDAMVAMLKDTDASVRYSGAYGLVRYRDPATKSALVACLSDGDPIVRSTCMKAFVTLGAPEDAPELAKHVGDTDDRVAAEAARTLTKLAVKCTTDDCSPLDALVAAKGPWRPAVMQAVAAEVWLDARAMPLFQARFDEYATSMSLDPKTRALMQCQAALGHDRAAGAITLIPQCGAGQVSDVQRDVLKARALVAKGGPELEALLQSDSFLVRGAAVPGAPASALPTLLADPDPIVTGGAAARAEELMATDVGPDLVKALGRLIGPASPPDAQEGVLSLLSAIGALDVKGGAQIVASLLDAEPYALRQAAAHALTKLTGETKIPRVPALLGPALEIGQTTVVVKTSRGDIRIRMLVEDAPRTAKNFVDLVGEKFYDGITIHRIVPNFVSQMGDPRGDGAGGPGHDIPCEINLHRYGAGTVGMALAGRDTGGSQLFIAHAPQPHLDGLYTTFGEVIEGLDVANGLSEGDTILEARVE encoded by the coding sequence ATGAGCGCTTTCTTGGTGTCGATGCTGGCGGCTGCGAGCGGCTGCTCCGGGACGGACCCCGAGCCGAAGCCCGTGACCCCGCAGCCCTCGCGGGTCGAGGAGCTGATGTCGCTCGCGCGGGTGCAGGATCCGGCCTCGGAGGAGACCATGGAGGACGCGCTGCGGACCGGGACGGCGGCCGAGCGCGAGGTGGCCGCATTCGGCCTCGGGCAGCTCGGCACGGCGTGGGAGCCGGTCCCGGACGAGGTGCGCAAAGCCGCAGAGGACGCGCTGGTCGCGGCCCTCGCGAACGAGAAAGAGGCGGCCGTGCGCGACCGCATCCTCGAGGCGCTCGGAAAGGTCGGCCGCGAGGCGGGCTTTGCGGCCCTGACGCCCCTGCTCGATGCGAGCGCGCCCCCGGGGGAGCGCGCGCGGGCGGCGATCGCGGTCTCGTTCATCGCGCGCAGCACGCAGAACAAGCTCGTGAGCCCCGAGGCGCGCGACGCGATGGTGGCCATGTTGAAGGACACCGACGCCTCGGTGCGGTATTCCGGCGCCTATGGCCTGGTCCGCTATCGCGATCCGGCGACGAAGAGCGCGCTCGTCGCTTGCCTTTCCGACGGCGATCCGATCGTCCGCTCGACGTGCATGAAGGCGTTCGTCACGCTCGGCGCCCCGGAGGACGCGCCCGAGCTCGCCAAGCACGTGGGCGATACCGACGATCGCGTCGCGGCCGAGGCGGCACGCACGCTCACCAAGCTCGCGGTGAAATGCACGACCGACGATTGCTCCCCGCTCGACGCGCTCGTCGCGGCGAAGGGCCCTTGGCGGCCGGCGGTCATGCAGGCGGTCGCTGCCGAGGTCTGGCTCGACGCGCGCGCCATGCCGCTCTTCCAGGCGCGCTTCGACGAGTATGCGACGTCGATGTCGCTCGATCCGAAGACGCGCGCGTTGATGCAATGCCAGGCGGCGCTCGGGCATGATCGCGCGGCGGGCGCGATCACGCTGATCCCGCAATGCGGCGCGGGCCAGGTCAGCGACGTCCAGCGCGACGTGCTGAAGGCTCGCGCGCTCGTCGCGAAGGGCGGGCCCGAGCTCGAGGCGCTTTTGCAAAGCGACTCGTTCCTCGTCCGCGGCGCGGCGGTCCCCGGCGCGCCTGCGTCGGCGCTGCCCACGTTGCTCGCCGATCCGGATCCCATCGTCACGGGCGGGGCCGCCGCGCGCGCCGAGGAGCTGATGGCCACGGACGTGGGCCCGGATCTCGTCAAGGCGCTGGGCCGGCTCATCGGGCCCGCATCGCCGCCCGACGCGCAGGAAGGGGTGCTCTCGCTGCTTTCGGCGATCGGCGCGCTCGACGTGAAGGGGGGCGCCCAGATCGTGGCGTCGCTGCTCGACGCCGAGCCCTATGCCTTGCGGCAAGCCGCCGCGCACGCGCTCACCAAGCTGACCGGGGAGACGAAGATTCCGCGCGTGCCCGCGCTGCTCGGGCCGGCGCTGGAGATCGGGCAGACCACGGTCGTCGTGAAGACCTCGCGCGGCGACATCCGCATTCGCATGCTCGTCGAGGACGCCCCGCGCACGGCGAAGAACTTCGTCGATCTCGTGGGGGAGAAGTTCTACGACGGCATCACGATCCACCGGATCGTCCCCAATTTCGTCTCGCAGATGGGCGATCCGCGGGGCGACGGCGCCGGTGGCCCGGGCCACGACATTCCGTGCGAGATCAACCTGCACCGTTATGGCGCGGGCACGGTCGGCATGGCGCTCGCGGGCCGCGACACCGGCGGCAGCCAGCTCTTCATCGCCCACGCGCCGCAGCCGCACCTCGACGGGCTCTACACGACGTTCGGGGAGGTGATCGAAGGGCTGGACGTGGCAAACGGGCTGAGCGAAGGCGACACGATCCTCGAGGCGCGCGTCGAGTAA
- a CDS encoding molybdopterin-dependent oxidoreductase has product MRAFKGSRPRHVAPLPRALDDRLGRRAFLGLAAGAGAGLLLPACRRDESAPRPSPSPSASQAHAAPAPQPTAPAPAAPEMVAFPEKRELLLLTDRPPNLESPLAYFREDLTPNDAFFVRWHLADIPTSVDPATFRLKIGGHLESELSLSLDELKKGFTPVSVVAVCQCSGNSRKLSSPPVPGGQWGHGAVGNARWTGVRLKDLLKKAKVKPGAVEVSFDGLDRGVLPATPDFVKTLPFDRANDGEVLVAYEMNGEPLPMLNGFPLRLVVPGWFATYWVKALSEIAVLNESFHGFWMDKGYRVPKNAAMAETPGELAKETVPITRMVVRSLLVRPEPGETVPAGAPYEIEGVAFDAGSGIKRVEVSTDGGKTWGEAKLGADLGKYSWRRFRYAWKPSGGRYTVMTRATSNAGETQPATAGWNRSGYARNMIEPVDVTVG; this is encoded by the coding sequence ATGCGTGCATTCAAGGGGAGCCGTCCGCGTCACGTGGCGCCATTGCCACGGGCGCTCGACGATCGGCTCGGTCGCCGGGCATTCCTCGGGCTGGCGGCGGGCGCGGGAGCCGGGCTCCTCTTGCCCGCCTGCCGGAGGGACGAGAGCGCGCCTCGACCGAGCCCGAGCCCCTCGGCGTCGCAGGCGCACGCCGCGCCCGCCCCGCAGCCCACCGCGCCCGCTCCGGCTGCGCCCGAGATGGTCGCGTTCCCGGAGAAGCGGGAGCTGCTCCTGCTCACCGATCGCCCGCCGAACCTGGAATCGCCGCTCGCGTACTTTCGCGAGGATCTCACCCCGAATGACGCCTTCTTCGTGCGCTGGCACCTGGCCGACATCCCGACGAGCGTCGACCCGGCGACCTTCCGGCTGAAGATCGGCGGGCACCTCGAGAGCGAGCTGAGCTTGTCGCTGGACGAGCTGAAAAAGGGCTTCACCCCTGTCTCCGTCGTCGCCGTGTGCCAGTGCTCGGGCAACTCGCGCAAGCTCTCGAGCCCGCCCGTGCCCGGCGGGCAATGGGGGCACGGGGCGGTGGGCAACGCCCGCTGGACCGGGGTTCGTCTGAAGGATCTGCTCAAAAAGGCGAAGGTGAAGCCCGGGGCTGTCGAGGTCAGCTTCGACGGCCTCGATCGCGGCGTGCTGCCGGCCACGCCGGATTTCGTCAAGACGCTGCCTTTCGACCGGGCGAACGACGGCGAGGTGCTGGTCGCCTACGAGATGAACGGCGAGCCGCTGCCCATGCTCAATGGTTTTCCCTTGCGGCTGGTCGTGCCCGGTTGGTTTGCCACGTACTGGGTGAAAGCGTTGAGCGAGATCGCCGTGTTGAACGAGAGCTTTCACGGGTTCTGGATGGACAAGGGCTACCGCGTCCCCAAGAACGCGGCCATGGCGGAGACGCCGGGCGAGCTGGCCAAGGAGACCGTGCCCATCACGCGAATGGTGGTCCGCTCGCTCCTCGTCCGGCCCGAGCCGGGCGAGACGGTGCCGGCCGGCGCCCCGTACGAGATCGAAGGCGTGGCCTTCGACGCGGGCTCGGGGATCAAGCGGGTCGAGGTGTCGACCGACGGCGGCAAGACCTGGGGCGAGGCCAAGCTCGGCGCGGATCTCGGCAAATACTCCTGGCGCCGGTTCCGGTACGCGTGGAAGCCGAGCGGGGGGCGGTATACGGTCATGACCAGGGCGACCAGCAATGCCGGCGAGACCCAGCCCGCGACGGCCGGCTGGAATCGCAGCGGCTATGCGCGCAACATGATCGAGCCCGTGGACGTCACCGTTGGCTGA